Proteins encoded together in one Prosthecobacter algae window:
- a CDS encoding HAD-IA family hydrolase: protein MLSRPVISFDAAGTLIQVCEPVGRTYAAFARRWGVAVDEAALKPAFRQVWGRLPVREWPEGQCAPDDDRSWWRELVAQVFAEATGATLPEATLGPLFDALYAHFALPEAWFVYEEVKPVLEDLARDHRLCVLSNFDGRLKGILTGHGLAGYFDEVILSSEVGVSKPHPRMFETAQRRMQAVPAASWHVGDDERCDVQGALASGWRAFSVARPERDLRHLLEKVRLEANSSLRTAP, encoded by the coding sequence ATGCTGTCCCGCCCTGTGATCTCCTTTGATGCCGCCGGCACCCTGATTCAGGTGTGCGAGCCCGTGGGGCGTACCTATGCGGCCTTTGCCCGGCGGTGGGGTGTCGCGGTGGATGAGGCGGCGCTGAAGCCGGCCTTTCGCCAAGTGTGGGGCCGACTGCCGGTGCGGGAATGGCCGGAGGGGCAGTGTGCGCCGGATGATGACCGATCCTGGTGGCGCGAGCTGGTGGCTCAGGTCTTTGCCGAGGCCACGGGGGCCACGCTGCCGGAGGCGACGCTGGGGCCGTTGTTCGATGCGCTGTATGCGCACTTTGCGCTGCCGGAGGCGTGGTTCGTTTATGAAGAGGTGAAGCCTGTGCTGGAGGATCTGGCCCGTGATCATCGGCTGTGTGTGCTGTCAAACTTCGACGGGCGGCTGAAGGGGATTTTGACTGGGCATGGGCTGGCTGGATATTTTGATGAGGTCATTCTTTCCAGTGAGGTGGGTGTTTCCAAGCCGCATCCGCGCATGTTTGAGACGGCTCAACGGCGGATGCAGGCGGTGCCTGCGGCAAGCTGGCACGTGGGGGATGATGAGCGCTGCGACGTGCAGGGAGCCCTGGCCAGTGGCTGGCGGGCCTTTTCAGTGGCCCGTCCGGAGCGTGATTTGCGGCATTTGTTGGAAAAAGTCCGTTTGGAAGCAAATTCAAGCTTGCGCACGGCTCCGTAA